A region from the Aegilops tauschii subsp. strangulata cultivar AL8/78 chromosome 5, Aet v6.0, whole genome shotgun sequence genome encodes:
- the LOC109746858 gene encoding uncharacterized protein: MDTVGARLSRSSTRYGPVGSSNASFSGPVRKWRKAWAPLAGGGAGSASAGMGPIGCPRGNKVVLLKWAPVSGAGDGNGKEVAAAATRRRYVPVSGVPQNPTRKGGSTELNLNLGLEDPDDDSDADLSPDEQRDMGSTPRSENRLKRKVF, from the exons ATGGACACGGTGGGCGCCCGGCTGAGCCGCTCCTCCACGCGCTATGGCCCCGTCGGCAGCAGCAACGCCTCCTTCAGTGGGCCCGTCAGGAAGTGGCGCAAGGCGTGGGCCCctctcgccggcggcggcgcggggtccGCCTCCGCCGGTATGGGTCCCATTGGGTGCCCAAGGGGTAACAAGGTGGTGCTGCTCAAGTGGGCACCGGTGAGCGGTGCCGGCGACGGTAACGgcaaggaggtcgccgcggcggccACCAGACGGCGATACGTTCCG GTTTCGGGTGTGCCACAGAACCCTACCAGAAAAGGCGGCAGCACCGAGCTGAACTTGAACCTTGGTTTGGAGGACCCGGATGATGACAGCGACGCTGATTTGAGCCCAGACGAACAGCGTGACATGGGCAGCACCCCGCGTTCGGAGAACCGACTGAAGAGGAAAGTGTTTTAA